DNA sequence from the Butyricimonas faecalis genome:
AGTTTCAAAACGCAAGAAATTCCGGAAAATACAAAAAGTCATGAGATAAGGCCATCTACAAGGACAACAATATAATCTAATACAAAATTAGACAAGAGCCGATCGAACAATCATCTATTTAAAATAACATGAGTTCGATATAAGGATTAAATTATTTTTGGAATTTATATACAAGTTTATAGTCCATGAACTCCCTCCCCCTTTCGAGGACTCCCTCTACAAACAGCGGGAGAGTTGAATTACTCACCATCTTCGAGAAGAAGTACCAACTCTCCCCCTGTGTAAGAGGGAGTTGGAGGGGGTAGGACGGAGGAGTTTGAGTATAAAAACAAAGCTTGCTATTTGCTATTGTAAAATGGTATATAATTACCTTATTTTTTTTGAGTAGTAACAAGCATAGAGATAAAAGCATTCGGCATGTATTGTAACATTTCATGCTATATAGATATCCTATTAGAACAACACAACTATAACAAATCATAATCACTAGCAGATCTCTACCGTATATAAAATTTTTAGTAAGCTATTAAAATGCTATTAAAACGCTATTCTGTATAGCGTTTTAATAGGGTTCTAATAGCGCTTTAATAGCGCTTTACACGGTTGTGATCCAGATGTAATCATATTTCAATCCTGATCCCGAGTATTAAATCGAACTATATACCGGATTATTTTCCCAGGACTATCTCTTCTAATTCTTTACAAATCCTTGTGTGGGCGCTCTTCTTATTTTATACTGTTTATATCGAACTCACTTTAAACTTATGTCAGTACCTACAAAATCGAGAGATTTGTCTCGCCACACGATCGAAGAAAAAATAGAAGGTGCTTTATATCACTCCTACAAAAAGAAAACAAGAATAGGAATCGGAGCCATATTTAGCGACTGACTATTTTGTAAGTTACAAAATAGTCAGTCGCATTATTTTCATTTAAACCAATCCCGTTTCAACCATGCTTCAAACAATGGATCCTGAAAGGTGATTTCATTACCCTGCACATCAATCACTTCCCGTTCCATAAGAGCTTGCTTTATTCTAGCCACATTTCCGGAAGTACCGATCCGATAAGTCTGTAATGTTTGTTTTGAACTCAATTGTTTCTCCCCCGCTATTAATGCCTTCAAAAAACCAAGTTGGGCATTACTAAACGTTTCCATACTATTCAGAAAAAGTAAGCTCAACTGATCAATCAATCCATTATACGCCTCCTTGACGATAGACGGCACTACAAACTTTTCTGTTCTAAGCCACACTTGTTGAGCCAATTGCTGCACATAATAGGGATGTTTATCAACCAATTCCACCAATAACTGAATTTCATCCCGTTCAATAACCTTGTCTGTCATCTGGAATTTTTGCCGGATGAACGGGATCCATTCTTCCGTTTCTATTTTTTGAAGAAACATTAAGTCCCCAAACTTATAAAAGGGCATAGAAACATTCGCAAATACATCCATCAGCATGTGCCTCTTGCTACCGAACAAACAATAAGCGACACGGGTATGCCGCTGCCAATGTGCTCTCAACTTCTTTTGAAACGCCAAAGAATCCCCGAAATTAGCCACATTTTGAAATTCATCGATACAAATAATTAAACGAATATTTTTAGATACAGCTAAAGCCTCTGCCAAGTCTAAAATATCATCTGGATTACGTTTCAATTCCTCCAAACCAATTCCAAAGGACAATTCACTCTCCACATCTGCCGTAAAAGAAATTCGGGGAATCAAACGGGCAAGGAAGTTTTTGGCATTTACTGCTATTTCTTCCCATTTAGAAGACACGGCAGTTAAAACCTCTTTCGCTAGTAACGTATAAAATCCTTCCTCCTCTCTCACGTTGAAAAGGTCAATCATGCATAATTTCACATTCTCTTCGGACATTAGAAGTTGTTTAGCCGCATGTGTCACTAGTGACGATTTTCCCCAACGACGAGGGGATATAATAATCGTGTTGGTCAAACTACTGAAATTCTGCAACAACCGTTCGGTTTCCACTCGTCGATCAGTGAAATTTTGATCTGTTGCTATTTTTCCAAAAACAAAAGGCGTTTCCATATTTCTTTATTCGTTTATTCTAGAACAAATATAACTGATTATTTTGTAACTTACAAAATAGTCAGTTCATAACGAATAATTTAATACATCATATCATCTTGGTTTTGTCGTAATATCAATTCCCCATCACCTCTTCGATAATTCCAATAATTTCCGTGTTATCAGATATCCCGCTGAATTTTTCTGCTCCGACACCAATTGCATAGACAGGAACCGCTCCGGCAGAGTGACCGCCACTAGCCCACTGGATCATAGCTTTACGGTTGAGAATTTTCACTGCCAACACGGCAAGGGGATCGACTAACGCATGTTCGTTTCGTACAAGTTGATTACGATCCGAACGGATTATTTTCATACATTCCGATTCCAGAAGTTGTTCCTCTGCCGGGGATAACATAACTGTTGCTCCAAAGCCACATTCCTGCTTGAATAATTCCTGCAAATCGGGGTAAGTTAAATTCTTCCCTTTACTCTTTTTCAATTGCTTCAATTTTTGAGTCAGACCGATAATGGAACTTTTCTGATTTGCCAATAGTTTCAAATTTAACTCGTAAGGACCGTTACCCAGCGACAATCCTCCGGTTTCATGGTCAGCAGTCACGATAATCAATGTTTCATTCGGGTGAGCCTTGTAAAAATCAAGGGCGACTTGAATTGTTTCTGAAAAATCGACAACTTCCCGAAAAGCAGCCGCACCGTCATTCGCATGGCAAAGCCAGTCGATAACGCCACCTTCCACCATCAGAAAGAAGCCTGTCTCGTTGCGTGTGGACAAGAATTGAATTGCTTTTTCGGTAATATTCGCAAGAGTCAGATCTCCCTCCTTCCGGTCGATTGCCGCGGGCAAACTCGACGGATTGACACAATCCTTCGGTTGCACGTAAACGACTTTCCCTGCCCCGGCAGACAATGCCTGAAAATCCTGTCGATGATCGATAATCATGTACCCCGAATCACGCAACAGGGAATAGAGATCTATCGCCGAAGAATCATGAGGAGAAAAGACTTGTTTCCATCCCGCTCCCCCGTAAAAGTCGAATCCGGCTTTAGCGGCATCTGTTCCGATCTCGTAATACATCTGCCGATCCGGTTGATGCGCGTAAAAAACAGCGGGTGTTGCATGATTGATGGCAACACTCGTGGTGACGCCCACTGCCTTTCCGGCTTGCTTTGCTTTACAGGCAATACTGTACAAAACACTACTATCCTGCCTCATCCCGATGCGCCCGTTTTGTGTTTTTGTTCCGGTGGCCAACGCGGTTCCGGCAGCAGCCGAACAAGTCACGGCATTCGTAGCGGAATAGGTTGTCATATAATTACGAACCGGGAATGAAGTGAACGAAAGCGATTTCGTCCCGATGCGCCCTTCTAATTCTGCCAAATACATCTCCGTCCCGATCACTTGATTAACCCCCATCCCGTCACCAATAAAATAAAACACGTATTTCGCTTTAGCCTGCTCTGTTTTACCCGCACAACCCAATAAAACAATAGAGCAAATTACACTCAGAATGATAAATCTTACATATCTCATGTTACCGAGGAATGTTTAAATTAAAAACTAAAAGATAAAAAAATCCCGAAGACCGACGAGTAACTAAGCGATGGTATGTCAAAACTCTATATTCCAACTCCTTCCCCCTTCGGGGTACACCCTCTATAAACAGAGGGAGAGTTGAATTACTCTCCGTCTTCGGGAATGAATAATAACTTTTACAAACTTATTTTCTCCCCAACATCTGTTG
Encoded proteins:
- a CDS encoding AAA family ATPase: METPFVFGKIATDQNFTDRRVETERLLQNFSSLTNTIIISPRRWGKSSLVTHAAKQLLMSEENVKLCMIDLFNVREEEGFYTLLAKEVLTAVSSKWEEIAVNAKNFLARLIPRISFTADVESELSFGIGLEELKRNPDDILDLAEALAVSKNIRLIICIDEFQNVANFGDSLAFQKKLRAHWQRHTRVAYCLFGSKRHMLMDVFANVSMPFYKFGDLMFLQKIETEEWIPFIRQKFQMTDKVIERDEIQLLVELVDKHPYYVQQLAQQVWLRTEKFVVPSIVKEAYNGLIDQLSLLFLNSMETFSNAQLGFLKALIAGEKQLSSKQTLQTYRIGTSGNVARIKQALMEREVIDVQGNEITFQDPLFEAWLKRDWFK
- a CDS encoding alkaline phosphatase, translating into MRYVRFIILSVICSIVLLGCAGKTEQAKAKYVFYFIGDGMGVNQVIGTEMYLAELEGRIGTKSLSFTSFPVRNYMTTYSATNAVTCSAAAGTALATGTKTQNGRIGMRQDSSVLYSIACKAKQAGKAVGVTTSVAINHATPAVFYAHQPDRQMYYEIGTDAAKAGFDFYGGAGWKQVFSPHDSSAIDLYSLLRDSGYMIIDHRQDFQALSAGAGKVVYVQPKDCVNPSSLPAAIDRKEGDLTLANITEKAIQFLSTRNETGFFLMVEGGVIDWLCHANDGAAAFREVVDFSETIQVALDFYKAHPNETLIIVTADHETGGLSLGNGPYELNLKLLANQKSSIIGLTQKLKQLKKSKGKNLTYPDLQELFKQECGFGATVMLSPAEEQLLESECMKIIRSDRNQLVRNEHALVDPLAVLAVKILNRKAMIQWASGGHSAGAVPVYAIGVGAEKFSGISDNTEIIGIIEEVMGN